A single genomic interval of Lepisosteus oculatus isolate fLepOcu1 chromosome 12, fLepOcu1.hap2, whole genome shotgun sequence harbors:
- the pttg1ipb gene encoding PTTG1 interacting protein b, which yields MMELRILSPLVVVVLVNLAVVYAQTSAPGVSCATYSNTSCEQCLKNVSCLWCKTNTRCIDYPVRTILPPHSLCPLSSARWGMCWMDFQALIIAISVIAGIILIAIFICCFCCCKCEKIGIPKLDAKFAHQGEKRKARQEERKAEMKMRHDEIRRKYGLTKSNPYSKFENN from the exons ATGATGGAATTACGGATTTTGAGCCCTttggttgttgttgttcttgttaACCTGGCTGTAGTCTACGCTCAGACTTCCGCACCTGGAGTAT CCTGTGCTACATATTCCAACACCAGCTGTGAACAGTGTCTGAAAAATGTTTCG TGCCTGTGGTGTAAAACAAATACCCGATGCATCGACTACCCTGTGAGGACCATTCTGCCACCCCATTCCCTCTGCCCCCTGTCCTCGGCGCGATGGGGCATGTGCTGGA TGGATTTCCAGGCTCTGATTATTGCCATATCTGTAATAGCTGGGATCATCCTCATTGCCATTTTCATCTGCTGCTTCTGTTGCTGCAAGTGTGAAAAAATAGG TATTCCTAAACTAGATGCAAAATTTGCGCATCAAGGAGAGAAAAGGAAGGCACGTCAGGAGGAGAG GAAAGCCGAGATGAAAATGAGACACGATGAAATCAGAAGGAAATATG GTTTAACGAAGAGCAACCCTTACTCTAAATTTGAAAACAATTAA